From the Babylonia areolata isolate BAREFJ2019XMU chromosome 33, ASM4173473v1, whole genome shotgun sequence genome, one window contains:
- the LOC143277072 gene encoding BAG family molecular chaperone regulator 3-like — protein sequence MAGSHFNFAGPQRFARNDPLPPGWEMLWDRSSGWPYFVDHNTQSTTWQDPRMPNFQQTFANAFGQQPFGGAHGSGSFHGGCNKGAVEIPVQHETNSTAGPRPQASYPQYSHQQRMPEPTVPSAQHAAPPFHLHSQKEAFLPQHAGQQGHPWAMHHNHPPSDMDGGREIPIHHQSTRQQPPPAPQQYEAPPPCTIHASERRRPGEEPGPSSSHHVYTIPVKHETPSTSSPSPPRAAPAPAPAPAPSPPRKVYSSPPQPATPSSSAARQRTAGGGSSTPPPPPPTAQEARPEQPAKPKTAEERAFEIIDGVMREVKGLEEAVNTFRGGKRDKEYKYLEEMLTRSLLKLDSVEADGDDNIRQARKNSVRMIEAALDLLELKAHANEQQVPPASDPVPMDTSNHATRTSSSASDQAKSPASSASSQKGPGHVKEMVLDSEVSC from the exons ATGGCTGGCAGTCATTTCAACTTCGCAGGACCACAGAGATTCGCGAGAAACGATCCGTTACCTCCAGGTTGGGAAATGTTGTGGGACAGATCTTCAGGTTGGCCTTATTTTGTAGACCATAATACACAGAGCACGACTTGGCAGGATCCGAGGATG CCGAACTTCCAGCAAACGTTTGCCAACGCTTTTGGCCAGCAGCCCTTCGGGGGGGCACATGGGTCTGGGTCATTCCATGGGGGCTGCAACAAGGGGGCGGTGGAGATCCCAGTGCAGCATGAAACCAACAGCACAGCAGGTCCCAGGCCCCAGGCCTCCTACCCACAGTACTCGCACCAGCAGAGGATGCCAGAGCCGACTGTTCCCTCGGCCCAGCACGCCgcgccccccttccacctccactcGCAGAAGGAGGCGTTCCTTCCGCAGCACGCGGGGCAGCAGGGTCATCCGTGGGCCAtgcaccacaaccaccccccctcaGACATGGACGGGGGGCGGGAGATCCCCATCCACCACCAGTCCACCAGACAACagccgccccctgccccccagcaGTACGAGGCCCCGCCCCCATGCACCATCCACGCCTCGGAGCGGCGGAGGCCAGGGGAGGAGCCAGGCCCGTCGTCGTCCCACCACGTGTACACGATACCCGTCAAACACGAAACCCCCAgcacctcctcaccctcccctccccgtgcTGCTCcagcccctgcccctgcccccgccccgtcccctccCAGAAAGGtgtactcctccccccctcaacccgccaccccctcctcttcagcTGCCAGACAGCGAACGGCTGGAGGGGGCAGCAgcaccccgcctccccctccccccacggccCAGGAAGCCCGGCCAGAACAGCCGGCCAAGCCCAAGACGGCGGAGGAGCGTGCGTTTGAGATCATCGATGGGGTGATGCGGGAGGTGAAGGGGTTGGAGGAGGCGGTGAACACCTTCAGGGGAGGGAAGCGGGACAAGGAGTACAAATACCTGGAGGAGATGCTGACGCGCAGCCTCCTCAAGCTGGACTCGGTGGAGGCCGACGGCGACGACAACATCCGGCAGGCGCGCAAGAACTCGGTGCGCATGATCGAGGCGGCGCTGGACCTTCTGGAACTCAAGGCCCACGCCAACGAACAGCAGGTGCCCCCCGCCTCAGACCCTGTTCCCATGGACACCAGCAATCATGCCACCAGGACGTCTTCCTCGGCAAGTGATCAGGCCAAGTCTCctgcctcctccgcctcctcgcAGAAAGGCCCAGGTCATGTAAAGGAGATGGTTCTAGACAGTGAGGTTTCCTGTTAA